Part of the Fusarium musae strain F31 chromosome 3, whole genome shotgun sequence genome, GGCAATGGCAACGGTGATTTTAGCCCTGTTCATCTCACTGGAACCAAAGCTCGACACCTCGGCAGTTGGATGCTTGAGGTTGACGCCGGTGAAGAGGCAACGCAGCAAGTGCTCGGGGACAAGAAGTTCCTGCGCGGCTTGCCTAGCCGAGTGAAGGATGTACCCGGCATCCGCATGGAAATCAATGGCGACGACACTACCATCACTGTGCGCGACAAGTTCCCTCCTGGAAGTATCGCCTTGTTCGAGACCTGGATccctgctgctgagcatTCGTCTGGCTTGGACAACTATGTCACTTCAGGGTCCAAGGCTGCATGGAATGAGCTCAGTCTGACAGACCTCAACTTCTTGATGTATCGatgtgaagctgaagagagGGCCGAAAGCGACGGCCGAGATGGTGTCTACGATATTCCTGGACATGGAAAGCTTGTCTATGCTGGTCTCCAAGGATGGTGGAGTCTTCTCAAAAACATCATTAAGGACAACAACCTGGCCCACCCACTGTGCCAGAACTTGCGTGATGGTGAATGGGCTCTGGACTATATTATTGCAAGACTGCAGCGAATCAGTGCCACTCCTGGTAATGAGGCACTTGCCCAACCCTTGAGATGGCTAGAGGAGCGTTTCGATGCCATTCGAAAGATCCCTAGTTTCCTGCTACCTCGTTACTTTGGTCTTGTCCTGCGTACTGCTTACATGGCAAGCTGGGACAGATCTCTCGAGCTCATGAACTCCAGCGTCCGGGATGGTCAATGGTTTTTGCAAAGCTTGGCCATGGTCAGTGTCCAGCAAGTTGGATATGTCAAGTCAGCATCATTGTGGCCCTTCAAGTTGGTTCCCTCTCTGGCTGCTGGTCTTCCTCACTTCGCTGTTGAATGGGCCCGATGCTGGGGCCGAGACGTGTTCATCGCTCTTCGTGGACTTCTTATTGGTACTGGCCGTTTTGATGACGCCAGAGAACATATACTTGCATTTGCCAGTGTATTGAAACATGGCATGATCCCTAATCTTCTCAGCAGTGGCGATGCTCCCAGATACAACTCTCGAGACTCCATCTGGTTCTTTCTTCAGTGCATCCAGGATTATACACGTTTTGCCCCAGAGGGActtgatatcctcaaggccaaggtcaagcGTCGTTTCCTGCCTTACGATGACACATGGTTCCCCACCGACGATGAGAGGGCATACTCCAAAGAGAGTACTGTTGAGGAGATTATCCAAGAAGCACTCCAAAGACATGCTTCCGGCATGAAATACAGGGAAGCTAATGCCGGTCCCCAAATTGATTCCCAAATGAAGGATGAGGGTTTCAACCAGGAGATCAAGGTTGATTGGAGCAACGGTATCATCTTTGGTGGTAACCAATTCAACTGTGGCACATGGATGGACAAGATGGGTGAGAGTGAACGTGCAGGATCCAAGGGAATCCCTGGAACTCCTCGTGACGGTGCTGCTATCGAGATTACTGGCATGCTGTACAGCACTCTCGATTGGCTCGCTGGGCTTCATAAGGAGGGAAAATATGCCTATGCAGGCGTGGACAAATCTGAGGGTGGCTCTATCTCCTTGGCTGACTGGGCTGGTCTACTCAGGGCCAACTTCGAGCGCTGCTACTATGTCCCCATATCTCCCGAGGAAGATTCCAAGTACGACGTCAATACGCCAATTGCGAACCGCCGAGGGATTTACAAGGATCTCTACAAGTCTGGCAAGGAGTATGAGGACTACCAGCTGCGTCCTAACTTTGCAATTGCCATGACTACTGCACCCGCTTTGTTCGACCCGGACCATGCCATGCATGCGCTGTGTGTTGCCGATGAGGCCCTTCGAGGACCTCAAGGAATGGCGACTCTGGACCCTGCGGATCTGAACTACCGCCCTTACTACGTCAATAGTGAAGATAGTGACGATTTTGCTACAAGCAAGGGCCGTAACTACCACCAGGGACCCGAGTGGATCTGGCCTACTGGCTTCTTCCTCCGAGCCCTTCTCAAGTTTGATCTCAAGAGACGAACAACACCTGAGGGTCGCACCGAGGCGTTCCAGCAGGTTACCCGAAGATTGAGTGGGTGCAAGAAGATGATCCAGGAGAGCCCCTGGGCTGGCCTCCAAGAGCTGACGCAAAAGAACGGCGAATACTGCGCTGACTCTGTAAGTCGATTTTCTGAGTATGTGAACGCTTTGATCGTATATTAATCCCTATATAGAGTCCCACACAGGCTTGGTCGGCAGGATGCCTGATCGACTTATACATGGACGCTACTGAGGAACAGAACAAGACATAGAGCCATTTTAAGAGAAGGGAGCGATGATGGGACCTGAGGATTGGGCATGGGCCTGAATCAAGCATACAATACCACGCATTAACTACTACTATAGCATTCTCCTGATTAGGTTAATAACAAGCATCTTTAAGCGTTGTAGCATTAACATTGTTGAGCCAAAAGCCAAAATGAAATTGTCCATATTAGGTTCTCCGATTTGTTGACATTGAGGCGTTGCTGGGAAGACGTTAGCATTATGAGTCATGAGTAGATCAACATTGCACCAAGTTGAGGGGAACGTATCGCACTAAGAAGAACTGGTAACTGCGAGTAGAAGATTTCGCGGGTGGTTGAATTGTAAATGCTGTATCAAGGATAGACTCCAAACCTCTTCCCATGCCGAGGAAGCTGTAGGTAATAAAGATGACCAAATAACTAACCAGAGAGTATTTCTGTTCTGGTCTAAATAAAACAAATAAAACAGCTTCGTTTTTTCCCTTCCTCGCCTCGTGGTAGAGCCAACGTCACATTCCACTTGCATGCTGGGAATGGAGGCGAGACTCGCTCCGTGGTAACAGCCACCACAAAAACGGAAACAGAAACAACAAATCAGGAGGATACGCCaaccctcctcttcctcccaaCGCCAGAATACACCTAAAATATGAACGAGAACGCCACAGGGGGCACAGCACGACTGCTACTAACAAACGCGGGAGCATTGGACCACAAAAGATGATGCAGACGGCATCTTTCAACCGTGCTTGAATAATCAAGTGTCTGCATGTTCCTATGGCCATTACCGAAAGCATTcgtttcctcctctttcaaGTGCTGATGTAGCCCCCCTCACCAACTAAAAGTCATATGTTTTCGATGATATCGAATGGAGTAAGGCCGTTTAAATGAATAAATGCACGGTTTATATCGTAAGGCGAACAGAATGTCGAAGTGCTTTTTAACTCGGACAAGACAAGGAGAGTCGTTATGAGATCGGAACTGGCGTTAACAAAGTCGAGCACGAAGTAGGTATCATGTTCGGTCGCGGACGATCcatcgcttcttctccttgggcTTCTCCTCCACGGGAGCACCGGCGGCAGCACCCGGTAGCATGAGGCCGTGAGAGTTTCGGTTCGATTCATCGTCGTAGGGAAGACCTCCGGACTCTGAGGCTTCCATGCCGGGACCCCACGATGGTCGAGATGCAGATCCAGAGTGCTTCTGGCCGAGGTGAGTCTGACGATCCTTCTTGCGCAGGTAACGACGACGCCAGATGCAGGCGCCGATCCAAATGGCTGCGATACCGACAACGAGAACAACAATCATGATAACCCATTGCCAATGGTTGGAGATCCTGATACAGTTAGAACAATTGAAGGCATGGGAAGTAAATCGCCAACATACCAatcaccacctcctccattGTTAGATAGCTTGCTaccagatgttgatgaagcatCGTCACCTGTCAAAGTCGTAGAGCCGCCAGTTCCAGTTTTCTTGGTTGTTCCTCCATTTTGAGCTGTGGAGACGCTACACATGCTTCGAAACCAGCCAGCGATGGATGAAAGGCCCTTGGGATCTGCAGTACATGCGTCATCGCAGACACCCGTAGTGGCGGTCGAGAAAGCAGCGACTCGTTGATCCAGACAGAAACATTGTGTGTAAGCGGCTGGGCCAGCATCAGCGGCTACTTGAGGAGGAACACAGGCGCCGTTGGCATCGTAGAGGGGACCGCAAGCGGCGGCGCAAGCGGGAAGGACCTTCTGGTTGTTGAAGGGAACGATGGTGGTGACGGGGGCTTCACCTCCTTGTTGGGCTGTTCAGGTTGAGTCAAGGTTAGTATGAGGGGATTTGCGAAATCGACCTGGATTGAAGCCGAAGGATGACGCACCCATTTTGACGAAGATTAAGGGTCAGTTAAGCCCAGTTGGGAGAGTTCGATAGTCCAAGTCGTGGTCGTGGTCGAGGTCGAGATCGGTGTCGAAGGGAGAAAACGAGCGACGGGATCGTAGGAGGAAAAGATACGATACAGACACAGACAGTAACGAGAGACGAGGATTAAGGTTGTGTTCAGTGGAACCGGGGGGGCGGGAGGTGTCctttgtatgtatgtgtgtgtgtcTGTGTGTGTCTGTGTATGTGAGGGaggcaagacaagacaagacaaggccTGGGgaggtaggtatgtacagCGTGGAAGCGACCTGGAAAGGAAATGCCGTGTCTGTCTGTCGCCTGTCTTTAGCCAAGGCTGGCTTGCGTTTGTGCAATACGCTATTGAAAGAGTCGTGTCGTCACCAAACCGCTTTGAGTAGAGGGGAATAAACAAAGTCTGACCGAAGCCAAGCCCAACCTCTCTTCTTTGTGTTGTTTTCCGTCTGAAGGAGAACAATGAGATCAGAAGACCCAGGAGGATTCGGTAGTTGGTCGAGAGAAGGATCGATTTCACTTGCTGATCGATAGATAATCGATGTTTGATGGAGATAAATGGCTGGgaagagacgaggaggaagagagccCGGgcagagaaaaaaaagagtggGTGGGAGCAATGGAAGTCACAGTGAACAACAGCCTGCAGCCGGGGAAAAACTGGGCCACTATCTCACTGTAAGAATAAGCGGCAGAGTCGGGCGACTTTGTAGCAGGACAAGACCAGGGCCAGGGATGTTTTGGTTGGtgttctttttcctttctttctgGCAGCGGGTGCAAGGGAAGGGGGTCTTGTCTCGTCTCTTTTAGATGCGACGGTCTTGCCAAACTCGGAAATGGATTGGAATTGTGAGGAGATGACCCGATGATAGCATTTGGAGGGGAATGCACAGTTAAAATGAATGTCACCAAAAAGCATTCACTCATCCACTAAAGAAATCTGGAGAAATctagagggagggagggagggaggaggGAGGGAAATACTTGGAATACAAACATAAACTTGCCGCGTAAGTCAACTCTGGGCACTTTCACTGGATGGTAGCAGCCGCCCAGCCCCAACCTATAGGTCGGTACGAGAACAAAAAAAGATGGTGCCAGCAGCCAAGGGACTTGAGGCCCAGGTATCTACGGGAAGACCGGAAGCCATCTACATATGGTGTCGGTACATGGACCCCATGTATCTTGGTTCAGGTATGGTTGTATCACGCGGTCGAATCCAGTGGCCTGGGCTAGGCGCATTGGGCTTGTCCAAAGGCAACAAGAAAGAGAGTTTCTGcagttattttattatcgGCAACTGAAGCTGCACTTGGATGCATCATGCGGAGAAGATCATTCTCACCAGAAATGCCATCTTGCTTGCATAGTcaggtacatacatacaagtCTGCCCCTTTTTGTTTCTGGTGTTTTCGTCTCGTTTTGTTTACTTGGCCTTGTCCCTTACAGTAGAACAGAAAACGTCTGAGAGCGTCTCAGTTTCAGCATAACATTGATGAGAGCCCACAGTCTGTATCATCCATTATCATGGTCCGTATTATCCGTGATGCTGAACTGTATAGCTGTGCCACCTCGTACAACGACATTACCGTTACCGTCTTGCAGGCCTCTCGTCATCTCGTGTATtgttaggtaccttagacAGGCACAATCTAACCATTTCTGGTTGTATTATGAAGTACTGCCCATAGCGGCAGAGGCCTCAACAGCTGAGCTTGTCACAGGATGCGAAAATAAACTCATAAATGATACACCTAAACTTGGGCTAGATCTTTTTGTCAGCTAAGCCTGAGGTCTCCAGTCTGATTGACTTTCTTTCAGTGGGAGACTACGGTAAAAAAGAGCCGAAATCGTGCCCAGCCTAGCCAGCCCAGGCCATTCAGCGGAGTTGCGTGCCTGAAATAGTGCTTCTCCACTGCTACCCTTCAGGTGATTGGTTGGATTCTGGGTTTCTCCGTCATTGCAATTTCCGATGCGTGCGCCTCTTGTTCTCATGTTGCCCAACAGAGAAACCTCACGATAGAGATTTTGTCAGAAAACGGCAGGTAAATTGTGTTCTAGAGTGTTATCCcctgccaagaacaagactcACCTGTATCTTACCTTTTGCAACTTTGAGACTTTGGTATGTGATTTACTTTTACGGATACTGTCCCTTATTATTTACCTCGACACCATCTTTGACGATGTGGTATCCCTCGATACGAATACAGTAATACAACTTTAAATGCGCTCAAATACGAGAAATTTCCTCCTccatcctcagcagcctcgatTTGGTGAGATATCCATCCACGCTTGGCGGGTTTAATGCGTGTAATATCGACAGCCATGACGACGACTTTACTACCAGTAATCTATAGCACACGGATCAACTGTCAGCTCTGCCTCTAGCACTCTAGCATTCATTTGCAGTCAGTGCTTGACAGTCAAGCCATGTTATCGCTGTCAGAATTAGCTTCCTCAAGCCTTCGATTAGCTGCACCGTATTTTACCCGTcacattgattgattgagttCATCATGCACACCACACCAAGCCATTGCCAAGATATTGCCTAGACTGAGGTATCTTGGAACCTCATTTCTGGGCATGCCATTCATGTTGAGCATATTGTGTTTTAGCTGACCGCTTGACTTGATCATTCTGTCAGGTTTAtcgctataaaataaatattaatgtCATATCTAAACCTAAAATCGCTATTCCGGACCATTCCCGACTTACAATGAACCATTCCATGACGTGCGTTTACCTATAGTTTCACTCAAGTCATGTGgttactagcttattattgcTTCCATCAGAGCATCTAGAAACATAACAAACTGCTCAACACGTTCATCTAGCGTGTCAAGAGTCTGGAATTTTACGTGACAGTTCCTCCCTGTCGAATGAGGGTCTCTAACCTGTAACATATCAAAGTGGATGAATAATGTAAAACAATTGTCTCGGATTAATATCTTGGTCCACATTCTGATATCCTCAACATTCAATCCCTATCTCAAAcgtctccatcttcctctgACATTTGACCCAGAGTAAAATATGGCACCATGAGACGCTAATAGTCACTACCAAAGGCCTCAGCTTCAGTTGATTGTGTTCTCCAACCTGGCTCCATCGGGCCTTTTGCATAGTTTGCGGCCTTTGTGTAGGTCATCCCTAGACGTTTGTGCCTTTGCCGGTCCCCTTGGATTCGTCTTTGTCGTCAGGCTGATtctcgttctcttcatcggATGAGAGATCTAGCTCGGGGGGGTATACTGTCTCCGACGAAGACGCGCCAACATTGTAATTGTTTCCTCCCTGGCGACTCAAGTGATCCCAACTACCCTCCTTCTCATGCATCCAAGCTTTTACGCGCTCCGGCGTCTTTGGTGTTTCTTGAGTATTTCCTTCTCCACCGGATGTGGTCGGTGTGTAAGTGCTTGCTGATTGATTCTGCGTAGATGAATTTCCCCCAGATCCAGAAGCCTCACCATCCACCGGCCGagtggcttcttcttttttgctAGGGCCCTTCTTTGGCTGATTGGCCTTCTTTGATTGATCAGACATGATGATAGGCAGATTCTGCGAAGACTGATGTCAGAGTATGTGAAGAGTCTTTCCAGATGACAAAGCGTTATCTCAAAACTTCAAGATGAAAGTGTTTTCTGTGCAGACTAAAGTCTTTAACAAGTTCTTGGTGATCATATCCAAGGGGAGAATGCCTAGCATTTATAGCCCGAGAGAACGAGAGGCCCTCTCATCCGCTTGTAttgcagatgatgcagactCTCCTAATGAAACTCAAGCATGACCTCTTATGACTCTAGTGGTAAAGCAGACTGCTTCATACTCTGTTTGTTGGCTCGTTGGCTCATTGCCAGACCGCAAAGTATGGCCACTGGTTACACTGGGATGCTCTGGGATTAGGGTTGAAGTTATATCGTCGGTGATTCATCTAGAAATCGAGCACTCAGGGGACAATCTGATGCTCACGCACGCTACTGCATGTGTATTCTATTCTGGATAGTGTGTATGGCCGGGTTGGGATAATACGCACTCACTTTAGACTGATTGCTTAGTGAATCAGTGAGAAGGGGTTGTAATGCAATGCATCATGAGACGAGAATACCATGTCTCTTTGCTGTGAAGGTAGCTCTGAATCTGCCTTCTTACACATTCATCGGACTATGGTACCGCATATCCGCAAATTTTCAGATGCAATCATTGTGTCCCTTCTGTGCTCGCAATAGTAAAcgcagatgatgatgcctgTCATCCATTTCGGACAATAATACATGAAGCTAGGGATTGTGACGGACGAGATATCAGCCGGTTTATCCATATATCTCCAAGACTCGAAGTTCCGCTCGGTGATTCTCATGCGGCTACCCGTTGTCTTGATGCGTAAAGCCGCTTCGACTCTGGTCTCCAATCAATCACAACCACTAGCACTCTCAACCTGCTGCATCTCTCGCATCTTACGCAATGCGTCCCACAAGCTAAAGCAGTCATCGATCCTGTGAGCGCGGGTGATTGCAGACTGAATCAGGAAGAGAGTATGAGAGGTTTCCCAGAATTTTGTAGATTAGCAAAAAGAGGCCAGAGCCACGCATGATCCTAGAATTGTCTCAGTCGCGCTATTGAGTTAGATGTCGCACAAAAGGCATGTGAGCCTATGAGCGTAGCAAACAGGGACGGCAGATGCGATGGCAAACTCACGAGGTAAGGTGTTGACGCGGGTATCCTGAATAATATGCGTATCGGCATGAATCAATGTCGATACCCGTCTAATCAATGCATAAGCAGGAATTTGAGACTTGCCGATATCATACGCTTGTAAATTGCTTTGCTACAGATGCACAACGTTAGCTTACTTCGATATCAGGTTGTTGAGAAAATAGCGCCGAGAACCCGATTCATGATCGACTGGAAGGATTCTGGGATGTGAATACTCCCTAGAGTCATTCAATAGTTGATCAAATTTCGTTTGTGGGCTTCCTCATTGTGAAAATCTCATGTTTCCTGGGCCAAAAGGGCTTTAGTAGTCTCACAAACAGCTTCATAGACAAGTGAATCACGATAAGGGATAAACCGCATAACTAAATTTTGTAAACGAGAGATGGTATCTTAAATGAATCACTTTTAGTTCTTGTTTGTAGGTCCTCCCACTGAGACTGTAAAGCCTCAAACTTCAACTTGTTTGATGCTCCTAGCACAATCTAAAAGACAGTACCCTTGGTCTGCTGTCTGTCGATGGGCTTGTTACGCCAGACAATGACACAGATGCAGATCAAAGGCAAGAAAGCGCATCCGGCAATAACCATCTCGCGCTGTACGACTCCGTAGGCGTGAACAACGGCATCTCGGATAGGAGTGCCAATGGGGTCGGCCATCTGCAGCTTCATGTCACCGTAGAGGGCAGCGGTTTGGTTCTTGGCATCCTGGGGGAGAGCCTTGTACATCTCTCGGGGTAGATCGTTAGTCCACAGGGCACCAGAGATGCCGAAACCGATGGCCTGGCCGATGGAGCCGAACATAGAGTAAAGTGCGAGCACAACGGCAATCTCCTGGTGGGTAACCTGAGTCATGATGGCCAGAGGCCCGGCCATGGCCCAGATACCACCGCACACACCATGGAAGACCTGGCACATGACAAGGTAACCGATGTCGTTTCCAGGCTGTCGGAAGTGAATGAGAAGTGCAGTGCCAAGGACACACCATGGAATACCGAAGACTGCAGGCCAGTAGTATCTTCCATACCAACGGAGGAACCTGTATGCCATGTTAGCAGAATGATATTGGTTGACATATTGGCGCAACTTACAGTCCGATGAAGGGCGCCAGGATAGTTGAGGTCACAGAAAATGCGTTCAATGTATAACCAGCGGTGGCGATGCTGAGACCATGGACGACCTGTAGGTACGAGTTGTAATAAGTGTCCCAGGCAAAGATGGACATGTTGAGAAAAGCGCTTAGAAGGCAAGCACCGAGGATAGTTCGGTCTTTGAGGAACTTGAAAGGTACGTAGGGCACCTTAGCATACCACTTCTCCCAGGCAGCAAACCCGGCAAGGCAAACAACGCCGACGACAAGCATTGCGATGATATAGTCAGTCTTCCAGCCGTTGGGAGCACGAGTGGCAATGTTGAGGGGGGTCAGGATAAGAGAGAAGCCAGCGATGGTGAGGATCATGCCAACAATGTCAAATTCGACAAAGTAGTACTTGGTTGAGTCCCAGATACTGCGCTGACTCTTCTCTGGCAAGTatccaagcttcttggccttgatttCATGGTACATGAAAATGGCAGACACGGGGAtagagaagaagacaagaaTGATACAAAAAGATCCGAAAGCCCAACGATAGGTCGAGTGCTTGAAGAACAACTCGGCAATCTTAGGGCCACCGAAAGTGGAAGCAAGCCGGGGGCTCATGTAAAGGCCGAACATGATCATACGGTTGCGGAGAGAAGTCATATCTGAGAGAACGACATCGATGATGTAGCTTAGTCCAACGTGGCCAACCCAGTAGAAGGTATGACCAGCAGCATAAGTCTCAACATTCTTGCAGCAGGCTTTCATAATCATCCCGATGATAATTATCAGAATCATCAGCAGGAACCCCTCGTTTCGGCCGCGGATATCAATGAtcttggcgatggcgagCTTGCTAACACCCGCAATGATGGATCCGAAAACACTGGTGATAGCGAGAAGGCCGTGCTGGCTGAACGAAGAAGTGACATATGGCACCAAACTGGAGTGAACAGCTTGGAGGAGAGTATCGACAAAGTTGACCAAGTAGAGGCTGTATTAATGTTAGCGGGTTCTCAGTGGTTCATAAACAGGAGCATTGAAGAGCATACAAGATGAAGACAGCCCACATCATACCAGGAGACCAGACTTTGGTGATGGCCTCGACACGCTTGACACCATCCTGTATGTTCTCAGAGCCATCATCGGAATCATgttccttttccttgtcgGGGAAATCATTGATGACATGGTTCTCAGGCTGTATCTGCTTCTCGAAGTCGCCCTGGACTTGGGCTGGGCTAGTGGAAGCGGCCATGCTTttttcttgatgagatcttcGAGCTCTAACGATGACCAGGGAGCTGGGAATAGAGTTGTAAAGAAGGTTAAAAAGTGCCACGAGTGGGTTACACTTGGCTGAGGCCCTTCGTACTTAAGGTAGTGGCATGAAGGAACATAAATGCAACACAGAGACGTGATTAAGGCCGCGGATTTATAGACAGCGTTACATTCTCCAGAAATATTCGCGACATCCCATCTCGTCTCTTCCTCCATGAGTGGCAAGACAGTGGGATGGATTGGTCCATCTTCTGGGTCCCGTAGGGACTGGTCTTGCACCAGACATGTTCAGTAGAGCTACCAGCGCCTTGTTCCGGAAGTCGGACTAATGCCAAGCTCTTTTACAGAGAAAAAGTGCGCAGAGAAGGGCCAAGAAGGGTCGTGGATTCATGGTTCCTGTATTGCAGTGGATGATTCTGAGTGGAGTTTGTGCGGTAAGACGGATGAGAGCCCTTGAGCATCGGAGAGAAGTCTAGGTAGAGTCAGGGAATAATGCTTTGCTCTCATTgggagaagcttgaaggatTCATGTTGGTAGAAGATCACTTCCGCAACTGGTCTAATACCGAGCTCTGGCCGCTGCAGAGGCTCTTTTGCGATTCAGGGATGCTCGCACAAGTTGCCTTTATCTGATCATCAGATAAGCCGATAAAGGTGATTTAGTGGGGAGCCCCATCGCCTAATCCAAGCCTGTACAAAGGATCCCAGCATAATGAGTTCATGACCGATGCCGTCGGGTGAACTCTCACAGTCCGGTCCTCGACAAGAGTTGCTAGAATTGATATGGATCTCTCCTAAGCACGAATTAGAAACTTCATGACCCGCAATTGATCAAATATGTCGTTCTCGAGTGTGGTTTAGCTGTAAGCATGCAGGGTTTAGTCCTGGTATGACCAATTCTTGAATAGTTCACTTGGCAATTGTCGTGAGCTTAGTTGAGGTAGTCTGTTAGCTATCCGTTTCCTTCCGGCCCCAAGAGCAAATTATTTGATCAAGAAACCGATGAACTAGCAGAGTTTTACGTACCAAGTTGAGGCCGTGCTGGGTTTATGTTGCGGCGCCCTGGCGGCTCTTCCAGCCACCAGCGACTGATCATctagataagataagatcgTATGAAATAAGGTTTCTCATGTTGGTTCATCACAGTTCCTGTCGCTTAAGCAGCCCTTGTCCGCATTTCTCGTGGCATTGCGTGTTCTGCATTACTGCAAGCCGACGAGATAGTCTTTCTATGTATTTGTCAGAAAATCGTGATGTTGAAAGGCAAAGTCGGTTGCTGTTCAAGTAACGCCTCGTACCTCATCGCGAACTAGTAGGTAAAAGCGCGTTGTTTCCGGTGGACAACATGAAGCCATCGCCTCCAGGCTCCAGCCGGTGCAGACCTAAACTGAAGATCCTGGGCAGTTCCACATTGTTTTACTGGAAATCCTTACTAGCACACGATTTCTTGTGCGGCCAAGAAGGACAGAAACGGAGTTTACAGTCctcaggggttacaaatgtccTGACCGGTACTTTGCTACTGTGGAAATATTATGGGTATACTACTGTTATTGATATGAGCACGTGACTGCTGAGTAAGGAATTCagttaattaaaggtaataaatccTCTTCCGCTGTGGGGCAAGGTACAAAGCTAAAGTGCGGAATAggacatttgtaacccctgcggactgtaccgACGTATTGGAGTCTTCGTGCAGCGGAAAGTGGAgggtttgaagaagaaggattctGTTGCAGTGGAGCCCTCTGGCCTTATACGACCCTCGTTCAGCCAATACTCTCTCTTGTCTTAAGGTCTTGCCTTGAAGATCGTTCGAGCAGGCGCGGGGGCCTTGAGCATAATCTAATCTCCATCTTGGCAACAGTGAAATACGTAGGATCGAGGTAACTCTTCCTCAGATGAATATCTTGACTGATCAGAAAGGTATCAACAATGGTTGGTCAGAGAATTAGGTAGGATGAGAGCCATCGTGTTAGTAGTCAGATAAGGAAAACAACAGTCTTGTTTACTAAAGGCAATAACTCGAGCATTTTCCATCAGAGATTATATCTAACTTTGAAAACAACCCTACAAAGACAATACCAGAACAAGCTCTGTTGACAGCATTTACTCGTAGACCTGTCCAATAGCTTGAGGTCTACAGTAAGAATCTATCTTGATTTGATTTTCATTAAAAACGTCGTTAGTTTTCAGTAATATCAAATTAAAGGTTCGTATATGAAGTGGCAAAGGATGGTAAGGGATGCGTGCCAAACCTGTGATTTACTCATCACTACAGGTCACTAGGGTCTCAGGCTCTGAGAGGGCATTTGCATACCTAATAAAGGCAGGCTAGTTTGAATATACTGTTCGAGTCGCCTTGCCAAATGGTATGGATGACAATATTTCCTTATGTTTCAATAACATTCAGGACCTTACCTGATATATAAAACCTTCAACAAGTGGCGCTCGCTATCAAAGGTTTCCTTGGCCGGTTTTCTACACAAAATGGGCTTAAGCTTTCCATGGGAAACCAGCGCAACGTCTCAAATGAGTCAGTAA contains:
- a CDS encoding hypothetical protein (EggNog:ENOG41), with product MAQQGGEAPVTTIVPFNNQKVLPACAAACGPLYDANGACVPPQVAADAGPAAYTQCFCLDQRVAAFSTATTGVCDDACTADPKGLSSIAGWFRSMCSVSTAQNGGTTKKTGTGGSTTLTGDDASSTSGSKLSNNGGGGDWISNHWQWVIMIVVLVVGIAAIWIGACIWRRRYLRKKDRQTHLGQKHSGSASRPSWGPGMEASESGGLPYDDESNRNSHGLMLPGAAAGAPVEEKPKEKKRWIVRDRT
- a CDS encoding hypothetical protein (EggNog:ENOG41) yields the protein MSDQSKKANQPKKGPSKKEEATRPVDGEASGSGGNSSTQNQSASTYTPTTSGGEGNTQETPKTPERVKAWMHEKEGSWDHLSRQGGNNYNVGASSSETVYPPELDLSSDEENENQPDDKDESKGTGKGTNV
- a CDS encoding hypothetical protein (EggNog:ENOG41), with protein sequence MAASTSPAQVQGDFEKQIQPENHVINDFPDKEKEHDSDDGSENIQDGVKRVEAITKVWSPGMMWAVFIFLYLVNFVDTLLQAVHSSLVPYVTSSFSQHGLLAITSVFGSIIAGVSKLAIAKIIDIRGRNEGFLLMILIIIIGMIMKACCKNVETYAAGHTFYWVGHVGLSYIIDVVLSDMTSLRNRMIMFGLYMSPRLASTFGGPKIAELFFKHSTYRWAFGSFCIILVFFSIPVSAIFMYHEIKAKKLGYLPEKSQRSIWDSTKYYFVEFDIVGMILTIAGFSLILTPLNIATRAPNGWKTDYIIAMLVVGVVCLAGFAAWEKWYAKVPYVPFKFLKDRTILGACLLSAFLNMSIFAWDTYYNSYLQVVHGLSIATAGYTLNAFSVTSTILAPFIGLFLRWYGRYYWPAVFGIPWCVLGTALLIHFRQPGNDIGYLVMCQVFHGVCGGIWAMAGPLAIMTQVTHQEIAVVLALYSMFGSIGQAIGFGISGALWTNDLPREMYKALPQDAKNQTAALYGDMKLQMADPIGTPIRDAVVHAYGVVQREMVIAGCAFLPLICICVIVWRNKPIDRQQTKGTVF